The following are from one region of the Salmo trutta chromosome 22, fSalTru1.1, whole genome shotgun sequence genome:
- the ptprc gene encoding receptor-type tyrosine-protein phosphatase C isoform X1: MAGLYGLKILLLCTGLIELAICEVETNSTGSTAEIPPPGGPSPTNPQAITNKPPSIPTTPLNSQTASNSATPPPIKDQDKSSISTPSPTQPTKSVNDSTGPLLPNTTTITTTTTTTLSPPLSSLTPTSNNITQASSQATLSDATGGSSTSTSDPASTAVAQTQTSDPASTLNQTQAFPTNNSTSQTQAFPTNTSTSQTQALPTNNSNSPSPSLPTSTPPIHNQTSPASTLTSTTTIPTGSQTKPTPPKCTYTVKPVKYGFQIDLIPSTNDTYNISYQDETRQTLVWRQLVNPTREVKSLKPCSIYTVMEIQPACELKGNINLTTWRLEEDDIVEDIDCIPGSICYLSDWDISEAIPMSLEKSQMRSHTCRNRSNKLCFELRPDDFCSEVNRDFAPETCANFTKTKLIPVESFLHAKKIVLVPPERLPAEIKWENEPMKCNGTLTINYTCKEQNNNTLKTSELEPFTNYTCTGRINHANRTMENTTSFRIECDVVIKAKKESTNISISLEWEISSVKCRPSDLQHLTYNCCCENSTSNKPVCSKSKTQKCVIDGLDAYTNYVCSIQPVKYKETTINIPKQDQLSIQTATGVPDMVDNPNVTWTQNNAFIIKCTPLQPNKWRGKERLYIATITGSGLPKTQKHKNCSFTFEDLSYLTDYTVQIFTHNGKHQSKPREKDIVTRYNDKAVIGFLVFLIILTSLALLFVLYKIYILQRKKSNNNDEQIELIQPSDEENLLNVEPIGSEVLLDAYKRKIADEGRLFLQEFQSIPRIFSRNTVREAKKSCNQPKNRYVDILPYDYNRVQLTTGNGETGCDYINASFIDGFKESKKYIAAQGPKEETVGDFWRMVWEQQSSIIVMVTRCEESNRNKCAQYWPSPEREVEIFEEFVVKLNREEHCPDYIIRHLSLTNKREKSAEREVTHIQFTSWPDHGVPGEPHLLLKLRRRVNAFKNLFSGPIVIHCSAGVGRTGTYMGIDAMMEGLEAEGRVDIYGYVVKLRRQRCLMVQVEAQYILIHQALIEHNQFGETEISLAELHPTLGTLKQRDPSNEPTLLEAEFQRLPRYKNWRTFNTGINEENKKKNRSSSVIPYDYNRVLVKLEDESSHDQEDDDDDDDSSDEEDEESTKYINATQIDGYWCQRSLIAAQGPLAETVGDFWQMIFQKKVKTIVMLSDLTEGDQEFCSAYWGDEKKTFSDIEVELKATETLPAYTTRSIQIRHPKRKDSRQVKQYQFLKWAGRELPEKPQDLTDMIKNIKQTCGYGNSKAERILPVVVHCNDGSSRSGMFCALWNIMDSAETEKLVDVFQVAKALRKERQGMIHSLEQYQFLYDAVEGSFPIQNGEVKQPATAPAAAADSIQVVNETKAEQPASATTATQQGAEVVKEAVESTPLVAGKEAGAAAEGNEDEANEPGSPTEKTPLEGASNGPAVTLEV; the protein is encoded by the exons ATGGCAGGTCTCTATGGACTGAAGATCCTGCTGCTGTGTACTGGGCTCATAGAGCTGGCCATAT GTGAAGTGGAAACAAATTCCACAG GCTCCACAGCAGAAATACCCCCACCAGGGGGGCCATCACCAACAAACCCCCAAGCCATCACCAACAAACCCCCAAGCATTCCCACCACACCTTTAAACTCTCAGACAGCATCCAACTCAGCCACTCCTCCACCCATAAAGGACCAAG ACAAAAGCAGCATCTCCACTCCTTCACCCACACAACCCACCAAGAGTGTAAACGACTCCACAG GCCCCTTACTTccaaacaccaccaccatcaccacgaCGACCACTACCACCCTCTCACCTCCACTCAGTTCGCTTACCCCCACCTCAAACAACATCACTCAGGCATCAAGCCAAGCAACCCTCTCTGACG CAACTGGCGGCTCGAGCACAAGCACTTCTGACCCTGCAAGCACTGCAGTCGCCCAAACCCAGACATCTGACCCTGCAAGCACCCTCAACCAAACCCAGGCCTTTCCTACAAACAACTCCACCTCTCAAACCCAGGCCTTTCCTACAAACACCTCCACCTCTCAAACCCAGGCTTTGCCTACAAACAACTccaactctccatctccatctttgCCTACAAGCACTCCACCCATCCACAACCAAACCTCACCTGCAAGCACCCTGACTTCCACTACAACTATCCCCACAG GCAGCCAGACTAAACCAACACCACCAAAGT GTACATACACGGTCAAGCCTGTTAAATATGGCTTTCAGATTGATTTAATCCCCTCAACCAACGACACATACAACATATCGTACCAGGATGAAACACGACAAACCCTTGTTTGGCGTCAACTGGTGAACCCCACTAGAGAGGTGAAGTCATTGAAGCCTTGCAGTATCTACACAGTGATGGAGATTCAGCCTGCATGTGAACTCAAAGGAAACATAAATCTGACCACTTGGAGATTGG AAGAAGACGACATTGTGGAAGACATTGACTGCATACCGGGGTCTATTTGCTATTTGAGTGACTGGGATATCAGTGAAGCAATTCCGATGAGCCTTGAGAAATCCCAAATGAGATCCCACACATGCAGAAACAGGTCCAATAAGCTATGTTTTGAGCTAAGACCGGACGACTTCTGCTCAGAAGTCAATAGAGACTTTGCTCCAGAGACGTGTGCCAACTTTACCAAAACAAAACTCATCCCCGTCG AAAGTTTCCTACATGCCAAAAAAATTGTCCTGGTACCGCCTGAACGACTTCCTGCAGAAATAAAGTGGGAAAATGAGCCAATGAAATGTAATGGGACTCTAACCATTAATTACACCTGCAAGG aacaaaacaacaacactttGAAAACATCTGAGTTGGAACCCTTCACAAACTACACTTGTACCGGGCGTATTAACCACGCCAATAGAACAATGGAAAATACCACTTCATTTAGGATTGAGTGTG ATGTGGTCATAAAAGCTAAGAAGGAATCCACAAATATCTCCATCAGTCTGGAATGGGAGATATCCTCTGTTAAGTGCCGACCCTCTGACCTTCAGCACCTCACATACAACTGCTGCTGTGAAAATAGTACAAGTAATAAACCTG TTTGCAGCAAATCTAAAACACAGAAATGTGTCATCGATGGCCTGGATGCTTACACAAATTATGTCTGCTCTATACAGCCAGTAAAGTACAAGGAGACAACCATCAACATACCTAAACAAGATCAACTCTCAATCCAGACTGCTACTGGAG TGCCTGATATGGTGGACAACCCGAATGTAACTTGGACTCAGAATAATGCTTTTATCATTAAATGTACGCCATTACAGCCAAATAAGTGGAGGGGAAAGGAAAGGTTGTACATTGCAACGATCACTGGGTCTGGTCTTCCTAAGACACAAAAACATAAAAATTGCAGTTTTACATTTGAGGACCTCAGTTATTTAACAGACTATACAGTTCAG ATCTTTACACACAATGGGAAACATCAGAGTAAACCAAGAGAAAAAGACATTGTTACTCGCT ACAATGACAAAGCTGTGATTGGGTTCCTTGTGTTCCTCATCATCCTGACGTCTCTGGCTCTCCTCTTCGTTCTCTACAAGATCTACATCCTGCAGCGCAAGAAGTCCAA CAACAATGATGAACAGATTGAGCTGATTCAGCCAA GTGATGAGGAGAACCTGCTGAACGTGGAGCCAATCGGATCTGAGGTGCTTCTGGACGCCTACAAGAGGAAAATCGCCGATGAGGGACGTCTTTTCCTTCAGGAGTTTCAG AGCATCCCCAGGATCTTCAGCCGCAACACGGTCAGAGAGGCCAAGAAGTCCTGCAACCAGCCCAAGAACCGCTACGTGGACATCCTCCCAT ACGATTACAACCGTGTCCAGCTGACCACTGGGAATGGAGAGACTGGCTGTGACTACATCAATGCCAGCTTCATCGAC GGTTTCAAGGAGTCTAAGAAGTACATCGCAGCTCAAG gtccCAAGGAAGAGACAGTAGGGGATTTCTGGAGGATGGTTTGGGAGCAACAGTCCTCTATCATCGTCATGGTAACACGTTGTGAGGAGAGTAACAGG AACAAGTGCGCCCAGTACTGGCCGTCTCCTGAAAGAGAGGTGGAGATCTTTGAGGAGTTTGTTGTGAAGCTGAACAGAGAAGAACACTGTCCCGATTACATCATCCGTCACCTCAGCTTGACCAAC aagagggagaagagtgcAGAGAGGGAGGTGACCCATATCCAGTTCACCAGCTGGCCAGACCACGGCGTCCCAGGAGAGCCACACCTCCTGCTGAAGCTAAGGCGACGCGTCAACGCCTTCAAGAACCTCTTCAGTGGACCCATAGTCATCCACTGCAG TGCTGGAGTGGGGAGAACAGGCACCTACATGGGCATCGATGCCATGATGGAGGGGCTGGAGGCTGAGGGCAGAGTGGACATCTACGGATACGTGGTCAAGCTCCGGCGCCAGAGATGCCTCATGGTTCAGGTGGAG GCTCAGTACATCCTGATCCATCAGGCTCTGATAGAACACAACCAGTTTGGAGAGACCGAGATCTCCCTGGCAGAGCTGCACCCAACACTGGGCACGCTCAAACAGAGAGACCCCAGTAACGAGCCTACTCTGCTGGAGGCAGAGTTCCAG AGACTTCCACGGTACAAGAACTGGCGAACATTCAACACGGGGATCAACGAGGAGAACAAGAAGAAAAATCGCTCCTCTTCTGTTATTCCAT ACGACTACAACAGGGTTCTGGTGAAGCTAGAGGATGAGAGCAGCCATGACCAGgaagatgatgacgatgatgatgattctTCTGACGAAGAGGATGAGGAGTCCACCAAATACATCAACGCCACACAGATAGAT GGTTACTGGTGTCAGAGGAGTCTGATAGCAGCCCAGGGCCCTCTAGCCGAGACCGTAGGAGACTTCTGGCAGATGATCTTCCAGAAGAAGGTCAAAACTATCGTCATGCTGTCAGACCTCACAGAGGGAGACCAG GAGTTCTGCTCAGCGTACTGGGGAGATGAGAAGAAAACCTTCAGCGACATCGAGGTGGAGTTGAAGGCCACAGAAACCCTCCCAGCGTACACCACTCGCAGTATCCAAATCCGTCACCCTAAG AGGAAAGACAGTCGGCAGGTGAAACAGTACCAGTTCCTGAAGTGGGCGGGACGAGAACTCCCAGAGAAGCCTCAGGATTTGACGGACATGATCAAGAACATCAAGCAGACCTGTGGCTATGGCAACAGCAAGGCAGAGAGGATCCTGCCTGTTGTGGTCCACTGCAA TGATGGCTCGTCTCGCTCCGGGATGTTCTGTGCGTTGTGGAACATCATGGACAGTGCTGAGACAGAGAAACTGGTTGACGTGTTCCAGGTGGCCAAGGCTCTACGCAAGGAGAGGCAAGGCATGATCCACAGCCTG GAGCAGTACCAGTTTCTGTATGACGCTGTGGAGGGATCATTTCCTATTCAGAACGGGGAAGTGAAGCAGCCAGCCACCGCCCCAGCTGCAGCAGCTGACTCCATCCAGGTCGTCAACGAGACCAAGGCAGAGCAGCCTGCCAGCGCTACCACAGCCACCCAGCAGGGGGCAGAGGTGGTGAAGGAGGCAGTAGAGAGCACTCCCCTAGTGGCAGGGAAAGAAGCAGGTGCTGCAGCAGAGGGCAATGAGGATGAGGCTAATGAGCCAGGTAGCCCTACAGAGAAAACCCCTCTGGAGGGGGCTAGTAACGGCCCTGCTGTCACCCTGGAGGTGTGA
- the ptprc gene encoding receptor-type tyrosine-protein phosphatase C isoform X2 — translation MAGLYGLKILLLCTGLIELAICEVETNSTDKSSISTPSPTQPTKSVNDSTGPLLPNTTTITTTTTTTLSPPLSSLTPTSNNITQASSQATLSDATGGSSTSTSDPASTAVAQTQTSDPASTLNQTQAFPTNNSTSQTQAFPTNTSTSQTQALPTNNSNSPSPSLPTSTPPIHNQTSPASTLTSTTTIPTGSQTKPTPPKCTYTVKPVKYGFQIDLIPSTNDTYNISYQDETRQTLVWRQLVNPTREVKSLKPCSIYTVMEIQPACELKGNINLTTWRLEEDDIVEDIDCIPGSICYLSDWDISEAIPMSLEKSQMRSHTCRNRSNKLCFELRPDDFCSEVNRDFAPETCANFTKTKLIPVESFLHAKKIVLVPPERLPAEIKWENEPMKCNGTLTINYTCKEQNNNTLKTSELEPFTNYTCTGRINHANRTMENTTSFRIECDVVIKAKKESTNISISLEWEISSVKCRPSDLQHLTYNCCCENSTSNKPVCSKSKTQKCVIDGLDAYTNYVCSIQPVKYKETTINIPKQDQLSIQTATGVPDMVDNPNVTWTQNNAFIIKCTPLQPNKWRGKERLYIATITGSGLPKTQKHKNCSFTFEDLSYLTDYTVQIFTHNGKHQSKPREKDIVTRYNDKAVIGFLVFLIILTSLALLFVLYKIYILQRKKSNNNDEQIELIQPSDEENLLNVEPIGSEVLLDAYKRKIADEGRLFLQEFQSIPRIFSRNTVREAKKSCNQPKNRYVDILPYDYNRVQLTTGNGETGCDYINASFIDGFKESKKYIAAQGPKEETVGDFWRMVWEQQSSIIVMVTRCEESNRNKCAQYWPSPEREVEIFEEFVVKLNREEHCPDYIIRHLSLTNKREKSAEREVTHIQFTSWPDHGVPGEPHLLLKLRRRVNAFKNLFSGPIVIHCSAGVGRTGTYMGIDAMMEGLEAEGRVDIYGYVVKLRRQRCLMVQVEAQYILIHQALIEHNQFGETEISLAELHPTLGTLKQRDPSNEPTLLEAEFQRLPRYKNWRTFNTGINEENKKKNRSSSVIPYDYNRVLVKLEDESSHDQEDDDDDDDSSDEEDEESTKYINATQIDGYWCQRSLIAAQGPLAETVGDFWQMIFQKKVKTIVMLSDLTEGDQEFCSAYWGDEKKTFSDIEVELKATETLPAYTTRSIQIRHPKRKDSRQVKQYQFLKWAGRELPEKPQDLTDMIKNIKQTCGYGNSKAERILPVVVHCNDGSSRSGMFCALWNIMDSAETEKLVDVFQVAKALRKERQGMIHSLEQYQFLYDAVEGSFPIQNGEVKQPATAPAAAADSIQVVNETKAEQPASATTATQQGAEVVKEAVESTPLVAGKEAGAAAEGNEDEANEPGSPTEKTPLEGASNGPAVTLEV, via the exons ATGGCAGGTCTCTATGGACTGAAGATCCTGCTGCTGTGTACTGGGCTCATAGAGCTGGCCATAT GTGAAGTGGAAACAAATTCCACAG ACAAAAGCAGCATCTCCACTCCTTCACCCACACAACCCACCAAGAGTGTAAACGACTCCACAG GCCCCTTACTTccaaacaccaccaccatcaccacgaCGACCACTACCACCCTCTCACCTCCACTCAGTTCGCTTACCCCCACCTCAAACAACATCACTCAGGCATCAAGCCAAGCAACCCTCTCTGACG CAACTGGCGGCTCGAGCACAAGCACTTCTGACCCTGCAAGCACTGCAGTCGCCCAAACCCAGACATCTGACCCTGCAAGCACCCTCAACCAAACCCAGGCCTTTCCTACAAACAACTCCACCTCTCAAACCCAGGCCTTTCCTACAAACACCTCCACCTCTCAAACCCAGGCTTTGCCTACAAACAACTccaactctccatctccatctttgCCTACAAGCACTCCACCCATCCACAACCAAACCTCACCTGCAAGCACCCTGACTTCCACTACAACTATCCCCACAG GCAGCCAGACTAAACCAACACCACCAAAGT GTACATACACGGTCAAGCCTGTTAAATATGGCTTTCAGATTGATTTAATCCCCTCAACCAACGACACATACAACATATCGTACCAGGATGAAACACGACAAACCCTTGTTTGGCGTCAACTGGTGAACCCCACTAGAGAGGTGAAGTCATTGAAGCCTTGCAGTATCTACACAGTGATGGAGATTCAGCCTGCATGTGAACTCAAAGGAAACATAAATCTGACCACTTGGAGATTGG AAGAAGACGACATTGTGGAAGACATTGACTGCATACCGGGGTCTATTTGCTATTTGAGTGACTGGGATATCAGTGAAGCAATTCCGATGAGCCTTGAGAAATCCCAAATGAGATCCCACACATGCAGAAACAGGTCCAATAAGCTATGTTTTGAGCTAAGACCGGACGACTTCTGCTCAGAAGTCAATAGAGACTTTGCTCCAGAGACGTGTGCCAACTTTACCAAAACAAAACTCATCCCCGTCG AAAGTTTCCTACATGCCAAAAAAATTGTCCTGGTACCGCCTGAACGACTTCCTGCAGAAATAAAGTGGGAAAATGAGCCAATGAAATGTAATGGGACTCTAACCATTAATTACACCTGCAAGG aacaaaacaacaacactttGAAAACATCTGAGTTGGAACCCTTCACAAACTACACTTGTACCGGGCGTATTAACCACGCCAATAGAACAATGGAAAATACCACTTCATTTAGGATTGAGTGTG ATGTGGTCATAAAAGCTAAGAAGGAATCCACAAATATCTCCATCAGTCTGGAATGGGAGATATCCTCTGTTAAGTGCCGACCCTCTGACCTTCAGCACCTCACATACAACTGCTGCTGTGAAAATAGTACAAGTAATAAACCTG TTTGCAGCAAATCTAAAACACAGAAATGTGTCATCGATGGCCTGGATGCTTACACAAATTATGTCTGCTCTATACAGCCAGTAAAGTACAAGGAGACAACCATCAACATACCTAAACAAGATCAACTCTCAATCCAGACTGCTACTGGAG TGCCTGATATGGTGGACAACCCGAATGTAACTTGGACTCAGAATAATGCTTTTATCATTAAATGTACGCCATTACAGCCAAATAAGTGGAGGGGAAAGGAAAGGTTGTACATTGCAACGATCACTGGGTCTGGTCTTCCTAAGACACAAAAACATAAAAATTGCAGTTTTACATTTGAGGACCTCAGTTATTTAACAGACTATACAGTTCAG ATCTTTACACACAATGGGAAACATCAGAGTAAACCAAGAGAAAAAGACATTGTTACTCGCT ACAATGACAAAGCTGTGATTGGGTTCCTTGTGTTCCTCATCATCCTGACGTCTCTGGCTCTCCTCTTCGTTCTCTACAAGATCTACATCCTGCAGCGCAAGAAGTCCAA CAACAATGATGAACAGATTGAGCTGATTCAGCCAA GTGATGAGGAGAACCTGCTGAACGTGGAGCCAATCGGATCTGAGGTGCTTCTGGACGCCTACAAGAGGAAAATCGCCGATGAGGGACGTCTTTTCCTTCAGGAGTTTCAG AGCATCCCCAGGATCTTCAGCCGCAACACGGTCAGAGAGGCCAAGAAGTCCTGCAACCAGCCCAAGAACCGCTACGTGGACATCCTCCCAT ACGATTACAACCGTGTCCAGCTGACCACTGGGAATGGAGAGACTGGCTGTGACTACATCAATGCCAGCTTCATCGAC GGTTTCAAGGAGTCTAAGAAGTACATCGCAGCTCAAG gtccCAAGGAAGAGACAGTAGGGGATTTCTGGAGGATGGTTTGGGAGCAACAGTCCTCTATCATCGTCATGGTAACACGTTGTGAGGAGAGTAACAGG AACAAGTGCGCCCAGTACTGGCCGTCTCCTGAAAGAGAGGTGGAGATCTTTGAGGAGTTTGTTGTGAAGCTGAACAGAGAAGAACACTGTCCCGATTACATCATCCGTCACCTCAGCTTGACCAAC aagagggagaagagtgcAGAGAGGGAGGTGACCCATATCCAGTTCACCAGCTGGCCAGACCACGGCGTCCCAGGAGAGCCACACCTCCTGCTGAAGCTAAGGCGACGCGTCAACGCCTTCAAGAACCTCTTCAGTGGACCCATAGTCATCCACTGCAG TGCTGGAGTGGGGAGAACAGGCACCTACATGGGCATCGATGCCATGATGGAGGGGCTGGAGGCTGAGGGCAGAGTGGACATCTACGGATACGTGGTCAAGCTCCGGCGCCAGAGATGCCTCATGGTTCAGGTGGAG GCTCAGTACATCCTGATCCATCAGGCTCTGATAGAACACAACCAGTTTGGAGAGACCGAGATCTCCCTGGCAGAGCTGCACCCAACACTGGGCACGCTCAAACAGAGAGACCCCAGTAACGAGCCTACTCTGCTGGAGGCAGAGTTCCAG AGACTTCCACGGTACAAGAACTGGCGAACATTCAACACGGGGATCAACGAGGAGAACAAGAAGAAAAATCGCTCCTCTTCTGTTATTCCAT ACGACTACAACAGGGTTCTGGTGAAGCTAGAGGATGAGAGCAGCCATGACCAGgaagatgatgacgatgatgatgattctTCTGACGAAGAGGATGAGGAGTCCACCAAATACATCAACGCCACACAGATAGAT GGTTACTGGTGTCAGAGGAGTCTGATAGCAGCCCAGGGCCCTCTAGCCGAGACCGTAGGAGACTTCTGGCAGATGATCTTCCAGAAGAAGGTCAAAACTATCGTCATGCTGTCAGACCTCACAGAGGGAGACCAG GAGTTCTGCTCAGCGTACTGGGGAGATGAGAAGAAAACCTTCAGCGACATCGAGGTGGAGTTGAAGGCCACAGAAACCCTCCCAGCGTACACCACTCGCAGTATCCAAATCCGTCACCCTAAG AGGAAAGACAGTCGGCAGGTGAAACAGTACCAGTTCCTGAAGTGGGCGGGACGAGAACTCCCAGAGAAGCCTCAGGATTTGACGGACATGATCAAGAACATCAAGCAGACCTGTGGCTATGGCAACAGCAAGGCAGAGAGGATCCTGCCTGTTGTGGTCCACTGCAA TGATGGCTCGTCTCGCTCCGGGATGTTCTGTGCGTTGTGGAACATCATGGACAGTGCTGAGACAGAGAAACTGGTTGACGTGTTCCAGGTGGCCAAGGCTCTACGCAAGGAGAGGCAAGGCATGATCCACAGCCTG GAGCAGTACCAGTTTCTGTATGACGCTGTGGAGGGATCATTTCCTATTCAGAACGGGGAAGTGAAGCAGCCAGCCACCGCCCCAGCTGCAGCAGCTGACTCCATCCAGGTCGTCAACGAGACCAAGGCAGAGCAGCCTGCCAGCGCTACCACAGCCACCCAGCAGGGGGCAGAGGTGGTGAAGGAGGCAGTAGAGAGCACTCCCCTAGTGGCAGGGAAAGAAGCAGGTGCTGCAGCAGAGGGCAATGAGGATGAGGCTAATGAGCCAGGTAGCCCTACAGAGAAAACCCCTCTGGAGGGGGCTAGTAACGGCCCTGCTGTCACCCTGGAGGTGTGA